From the Amia ocellicauda isolate fAmiCal2 chromosome 21, fAmiCal2.hap1, whole genome shotgun sequence genome, one window contains:
- the dtd2 gene encoding D-aminoacyl-tRNA deacylase 2 has product MAAAGGPERARAVLQQCLRASLQVKPPGPGAQAEWVQIERGMVIYICFFKGATDEIIPKIVNSLLNLKLCETPAGQFVSVLELPGDVLVVPQATLGGKAKGKRMQYHANIDKEDGMKLYGQFVSECQRELASCGHCGEAGVVLRHGTYGNRQVLKLDTNGPYTHLMDF; this is encoded by the exons ATGGCGGCGGCAGGGGGTCCCGAGCGCGCGCGGGCGGTGCTGCAGCAGTGCCTGCGCGCGAGCCTGCAGGTGAAGCCCCCCGGGCCGGGCGCGCAGGCGGAGTGGGTGCAG ATTGAGAGGGGGATGGTGATTTACATCTGCTTTTTCAAAGGGGCCACAGATGAGATAATTCCCAAAATAG TGAACTCTCTCCTGAACCTGAAACTGTGTGAGACGCCGGCCGGGCAGTTCGTGTCCGTGCTGGAGCTCCCAGGGGACGTGCTGGTCGTCCCTCAGGCCACCCTGGGCGGAAAGGCCAAGGGGAAGAGAATGCAGTACCACGCCAACATCGACAAGGAGGACGGGATGAAGCTGTACGGCCAGTTCGTGTCCGAATGCCAGAGGGAGCTGGCCTCGTGCGGCCACTGCGGCGAGGCGGGAGTGGTGCTGCGACACGGGACCTATGGCAATAGACAGGTGCTGAAACTGGACACCAATGGGCCCTATACACACCTCATGGACTTCTGA